One window of Athalia rosae chromosome 4, iyAthRosa1.1, whole genome shotgun sequence genomic DNA carries:
- the LOC105693633 gene encoding protein hairy — protein sequence MVDYYSYKMSGSEEEFEPQMSQAGMSKAELRRSNKPIMEKRRRARINQCLDELKSLILEAMKKDPARHSKLEKADILEMTVKHLQTVQRQQLTTAVATDPAVLTKFRSGFSECATEVSRYVSHLENVDPVVRQRLVSHLNSCVSNLQQMAPFYSHYVPYMPERVFPEVKVGFQSDFQSGDENNNGSARIQIPSGVQLIPSRLPNGELALLVPQSAGISANFPFFPPANEASSRIGPSSAFTAVHRSHSPLLSPSTSTSSFGEESHHSENYPQANSPGNNLFKVPDQSPPSSSSKSFSSPETQKAQISSSSDRKSPISSFAEVKVDVKTVALGSKASKAEIPEPISAMNVGSSLPALRLPLSVITDRSYNRNSIYTRRETLKRPYSESLLAISDKRPKYYEASSSTASVNVPSTTFSTAKSTGDRETPTSVEDLSSKPSSSAGPSSRNDNDECARGPGGNGDMWRPW from the exons ATGGTGGATTACTACAGCTACAAAATGTCAGGAAGCGAGGAAGAGTTCGAGCCTCAAATGTCCCAAGCCGGAATGTCGAAGGCTGAACTACGAAGg AGCAACAAGCCAATAATGGAGAAGCGAAGAAGGGCGAGAATAAACCAATGTCTGGATGAATTGAAGAGCTTGATCCTCGAGGCAATGAAAAAGGAT cCGGCGCGGCACTCCAAGTTGGAAAAAGCTGACATCCTGGAGATGACGGTGAAACACTTGCAGACGGTACAACGTCAGCAATTGACGACAGCGGTGGCCACGGATCCGGCAGTTCTGACGAAATTCAGATCGGGTTTTTCGGAATGCGCCACCGAAGTGTCGAGATACGTCAGCCACTTGGAGAACGTTGATCCCGTCGTGAGACAGCGTTTGGTGTCGCACCTGAATAGCTGCGTGTCAAACCTACAGCAAATGGCACCTTTCTACAGTCATTACGTCCCTTATATGCCCGAACGAGTGTTTCCGGAAGTGAAAGTTGGCTTTCAGAGCGACTTTCAGAGCGGCGACGAGAACAATAACGGAAGTGCGAGGATCCAAATACCCAGCGGTGTTCAACTGATACCGAGTCGTCTACCGAACGGCGAATTAGCCCTTCTCGTTCCACAATCGGCGGGCATATCGGCgaactttccattttttccaccggCAAACGAAGCCTCGTCGAGAATCGGACCCTCCTCAGCTTTCACCGCCGTACACAGATCGCACAgccctctgctcagcccttcGACTTCTACGTCGAGCTTCGGCGAGGAGAGTCACCACTCCGAGAATTATCCCCAGGCTAATTCGCCcgggaataatttattcaaggTTCCCGATCAGAGCCCGCCCTCTTCGTCGTCGAAGAGTTTCTCATCGCCGGAAACACAGAAGGCTCAGATCAGTTCGTCCAGCGACAGGAAATCTCCGATTTCCTCGTTCGCGGAGGTCAAGGTAGACGTAAAGACGGTTGCGCTCGGATCGAAAGCTTCGAAAGCGGAAATACCGGAACCGATATCGGCTATGAACGTTGGCTCATCTCTTCCAGCTCTGAGACTCCCGTTATCAGTGATTACCGATAGATCTTACAACCGGAACTCCATCTACACCCGAAGAGAAACCCTGAAACGTCCATACTCGGAGAGTCTGTTGGCCATATCCGACAAAAGACCGAAGTACTACGAGGCTTCGAGTTCAACCGCTTCGGTGAACGTTCCTTCGACCACTTTTTCAACAGCCAAATCGACCGGGGATCGCGAAACTCCAACTTCCGTCGAAGATCTTTCGAGTAAACCTTCCTCTTCGGCTGGTCCCAGCTCGCGCAACGATAACGACGAATGTGCCAGGGGACCGGGAGGAAACGGTGATATGTGGAGACCGTGGTAA